GCAAGGCTTCCCGTCTTGAAAACAAGTTGATCTTCTCTTGCTTGCCTTTGACTTCGCTTGAAGTGAAGTGTGTTAGATGGCTTCGCCCTTTGATTGGCAACGAAGTGAGTCAAGTGACTTCATCTCTTGCTTTTTGTCTTCCTGTTTGAGCGAAGTCATTCTTCTGTCTTCGCTTCCTCTTCTTTGCTTCTTCAAATGAAGAAACTTCTAAAACAAGCATTAACAAAGAAATTGTTAGTTTTAGGATGAAGCGCTGGGGACTTGCATGTGTCTGCTCGCTGGTGAAGGCCTGCTCCGAAGGTTTGAATCCCACGAAATTCCTATTTCAAATGAAGGTAAAACGCCGTCCCCGAGCTTCGGAGTTGGCCGTTGGCAGTTCAGAGATGAGCGGTATCTACTTTTTGAATTGTGACGGTAGAGTTTGACCGAAGTCAGGTATAAGTTGAACCAAAGCCGCCtatatctatgtatatatattgCGCCTATGGTCCCTGTTTTTACCCTTTGCTGAAAACAAGAGGTCTTGCCACTTATTTTTGTCAGACGATGCCTTTTTTTGAAGCTAAGTTATGAAGTTGCTCGTTGTTCATGATCCACGTGATGGTCATTTCTGAGTCACTTTACAAAGTCACTTGGTTTTGTTTGTTATGTTATGGTTTATTTGATTTCATTTTTATTTTAGATGTCTGTGCTGAAGAGCTTCCACCATTGACTACACCCGATTCTGAAGACGAAGACTTGGCGTCTGTTGAAGTCTCTGATTCTAAGTTGGTTGGTGATGGAACAAAGTCTCTTCGATTTGGCAAATCTTTGATGATAGAGGAGGCACTTCTCCCATGGATGGAAAAGAAGATTCTGAGTGGAGATTAAGATTGCCAAAGAGTGAGACGGTCCAAAGCCACAGCCTGACGAATGTGTTGTTTTTAGGGAGTATTTTATTGCTAGGATTCGTTTCCTGTCCAAGAGTTATTAGAAGAAATACTAGATCCATACAACGTTGAGATCCATCACTTGACGCCCAATGGAATATCGAAGATTGCTCTATTCGTTTGGGTTGTTGAGTCTAAGGAAGTGAGACCTGATATAAGAGATTTCTGCTCTTTGAATGAGATGCATTGTCAATTTAAGAACTGTATGATTGAAGTTGTCAAGGTCATCAATTTCTTTGGTTTGCTGCAATTTCAAGCCTTGTTGTAAAGCTCAGCAAATTGATCCTGCCATGAAACACAACTGGCTTGGTGATTGGTCGAAGTGAACTAGTGATTATTGATTAGATAAGGGAATACCATTAGGCACTAGATGATTAGGGTCTGGGATTACCTGAAGTGCTGATGAGCTAACCGACGACGTCATTACAGTCGGCTGGCACAACAACGCTGCAATGGTGTCAGTTTGACCGGCGTGCCATAGCGGTGTTAGCAGGGCCATAGTCATATCTCTTGCAGTGATTTTGGAGCCCAATATCTATCTAATTTAAGCCCATGGTGTTAGCAGGGCCACAGTTATGCCCTTTGCTCGTCTTTTACCTTCAGACGCATCTAAGCCCCTCCTCTCGGTGCTTCaatggcataatttttttttcgGGGGGTTGGGGGgcggggggctctagccccctaCCACCGCTGAGCCCCATCCCCCCACCCCCCATGCAGCCCCACCGCTGGATCAGCCACTACTTGCAACTAAGTCGCCCAGTAGGACGGACCTCATCTTTCATTGTAAAGCATTCGGATGCTGCTTTTACAATCTAGATCTAGAACAATGGTGGTGGGTTTAACGTTGAAGAATAACTGATGCGATAGTTAGATGGATCCAATGACCGACAAAAATACTATCGAGTCTTTATAAAAAAACCGACAGTAGTGATATGTAAACGTCACTGCCGTGTAGTGGCTTAACCCAGCAACACTATCGACTcacaatttggaatggatgaaGTGACATTTAAGCCCAATTTGCCCTTGATCACTTTGCCCTACGTCAGCCAGCAACTTAATTGGGCCGAATTATGACGGCTGTGACACCATAAAAGCAAAAGCCTGAAACACCGCTGAGCCCTAAACAGGGCCCAAATATATCGAGTCTAGGCTAGAACAGGGGAGGAGCgggattattattattattattgtgttTCACGCTTCAAACAACTCTACGAAACCATTACATCATGATGATGTTATTCTCCAGAAAATATATAAAATAAGATCCATACCTACAGAATATAATCTTTGTGTCATTCTGATATCACCAAGCCATGTTTTTCAATCTGTACTAAGCAGCTGATTTATTCTAGGAGTACTATTTAATTATGCGTGTACGTGCCCTGCGTGGAAACGTATATCCAGTGATGCAACATGAGCTAATACGAGTATACGAAATGACCAGCAGAGAGAGGCGAGTGTTGCTGTATTCCTCAATTCTTCATAAATTGTCGCAGTTGTATGGCTGGAAGGACAGCATCGACTTCTCCACATCGTACCGGATGTGGAAGTTCATTTGCATGATGTTGCCGACAATGGACAGGCTCGGCGACTTCTGCACGATCCAGCAGCTGACGGTGTCGTCCACCGCCCCGAAGTAGTTCTGCGTCGGCAGATCCATGTCGCCGCCATCGAAGTGCAACACCATGGACGGGAAGACGGCGCCGGACGTCTGGAAGCAGACCTCGTACCCGTCCCTGCCGGGGGCCATGGTGAGGTTCGCCGTCTGCGACAGGACCGCCGCCTTGGCCAGCGTGTACGCCGGCTCCGCGAGGAACGCCACCGTGGTGCCCGAGTCGAAGATGATGCCGCTGCTTCCGGTCCCGGGCGTCGTCGCGGCGCCGATCGAGATGCTCTCCAGGTTCACGCTGTAGTAGGTGGATGCCTGCAGGAGCGGCGTCCGACTGGACACCGGCGCCCGTAAGGGCGCCGGAGCCGAACAGGAGCGGGCTCGTCTTGGCGGCGTCGCTGGTGAGGCAGTAGGAGAAGGCGCCGATGTTGAGCTGCGAGACGAGGGACAACGGCCCGCTGCCGAGGCCGACGAGGCATGTGGTGTTATCGTGAAGCTTGCGCCGAGGCGAATCAAAGTCATGAAGAGCCTGTGGCCGTCGGATGATTGAATGTCAAGTTGGACCATTTTGCCCATAGGGTTAAACCAGCCCCTCCAACTTTAGGTTTTCTAGTCTTTAGTTTTCAACTTTCTAGTCTAGAGTCTTGAGAGAGATCCGCAGATGAGAGCCTGAGTCCCAGTGTCTGTGTAAACCTTCATCTGTATAACTTGGCAAAGGGCCTAACCTTAAGTGTGAAATCAAGCAATCTTTCATATGGAATTCGTGGAAAGTTCTTGTGTTGAAATCGATTTGGTTTT
This sequence is a window from Miscanthus floridulus cultivar M001 chromosome 10, ASM1932011v1, whole genome shotgun sequence. Protein-coding genes within it:
- the LOC136488756 gene encoding aspartic proteinase nepenthesin-1-like produces the protein MVQLDIQSSDGHRLFMTLIRLGASFTITPHASSASAAGRCPSSRSSTSAPSPTASPATPPRRARSCSAPAPLRAPVSSRTPLLQASTYYSVNLESISIGAATTPGTGSSGIIFDSGTTVAFLAEPAYTLAKAAVLSQTANLTMAPGRDGYEVCFQTSGAVFPSMVLHFDGGDMDLPTQNYFGAVDDTVSCWIVQKSPSLSIVGNIMQMNFHIRYDVEKSMLSFQPYNCDNL